One part of the Bdellovibrio sp. KM01 genome encodes these proteins:
- a CDS encoding PleD family two-component system response regulator, with amino-acid sequence MRIIFDKFFVTTKPLKILHIDDSSILRKTVSRGMEEFKNNYELTQVGSVDEALELLFSGKQFDVILTDWLMPGKSGFNLLCILKSHPAYHRLPVFFLTSEYENSSLVTAVTYGAAGLLKKPTTAPEIHSYLQKRISVINESKIPKSDSFPNEARQYLKEIQHFLPLKNALDLSGCLQSIQELGVKARSATWPLLAEYSQKIDDTIGMALNKDQRLLTPLSEIIKEYVSFIEQSIKSTESGKPHPPLPEHLDKDLKTYLISLDAILIPWEVITELQKHLNPEGQAILDNYINSKKSG; translated from the coding sequence ATGCGAATAATTTTCGATAAGTTCTTCGTGACAACGAAGCCACTAAAAATACTTCACATAGATGACTCCTCTATCCTGCGCAAAACAGTCAGCCGTGGCATGGAAGAATTTAAAAACAATTATGAACTCACTCAAGTGGGTTCAGTTGATGAAGCGTTGGAACTTCTGTTCTCGGGAAAACAATTCGATGTGATTCTAACAGACTGGTTGATGCCCGGAAAAAGCGGCTTCAATTTATTGTGCATCTTGAAATCACACCCGGCCTATCACAGACTGCCCGTGTTTTTCTTAACTTCAGAATATGAAAACTCCAGCTTGGTGACGGCGGTTACGTACGGAGCTGCTGGTCTTTTGAAGAAACCGACAACTGCTCCCGAAATCCACTCTTACTTGCAAAAAAGAATTTCCGTCATCAACGAATCCAAGATTCCAAAATCAGATTCATTTCCGAATGAAGCCAGACAATATCTGAAGGAGATTCAGCACTTTTTACCCTTAAAAAATGCCTTGGACCTTTCTGGCTGCCTTCAGAGCATTCAGGAATTGGGCGTAAAAGCCAGATCAGCTACGTGGCCGTTACTTGCGGAGTACTCGCAAAAAATTGACGATACAATTGGCATGGCTTTAAACAAAGATCAGCGACTACTTACTCCGCTCTCGGAAATTATAAAAGAGTATGTTTCCTTTATCGAGCAATCGATAAAATCAACAGAAAGCGGAAAGCCTCATCCGCCTCTTCCAGAACATCTTGATAAGGATCTTAAGACTTATCTGATAAGTTTGGATGCGATTCTGATTCCTTGGGAAGTGATCACTGAACTTCAAAAGCACCTGAATCCTGAGGGACAGGCGATTTTAGACAACTATATAAATTCCAAGAAATCAGGCTAG
- a CDS encoding 3'-5' exonuclease → MTQPAFKILSFTGKIHLINTDHELQAAASALESANELGFDTETRPAFKKGEVHQVALLQLATDTDAYVIRLKHIRNFGMIKNIFENPNVIKAGVAIRDDIKNLNKRFQFVPDGFVELQTLAKTKNLNNFGLKSMTEEVLDGTITKGPKTTNWEANELTHKQILYAATDAWIGLKLYQKISSIHI, encoded by the coding sequence ATGACTCAACCGGCATTCAAAATTCTATCTTTCACGGGAAAGATTCACCTAATTAATACCGACCACGAACTCCAAGCCGCGGCAAGTGCGCTTGAATCCGCGAATGAGTTGGGTTTTGATACGGAAACGCGGCCCGCGTTTAAAAAGGGCGAAGTGCATCAGGTTGCTTTGTTACAGTTGGCGACGGATACCGACGCCTATGTCATTCGCCTTAAACACATCAGAAATTTCGGAATGATTAAAAATATTTTCGAGAATCCCAACGTAATCAAAGCCGGTGTCGCGATCAGAGACGACATCAAAAACCTGAACAAACGTTTTCAGTTTGTTCCCGATGGCTTCGTGGAGCTGCAGACGCTTGCAAAAACCAAGAACCTGAATAACTTTGGCCTAAAGAGTATGACCGAAGAAGTTCTGGATGGAACGATCACCAAAGGCCCCAAGACGACGAACTGGGAAGCAAACGAACTGACTCATAAGCAGATTCTGTACGCAGCAACCGATGCGTGGATTGGCCTAAAGCTTTATCAAAAGATTTCGTCTATTCATATTTAG
- a CDS encoding ArsC/Spx/MgsR family protein, whose protein sequence is MSSWKFYHNPHCSKSREALAFLEAEAVDFKTVEYIKNPPSRGEFRELIAQMTGPLSAMVRTKDVEFTAAPFDVNSAEEVALRLSEKPQLMERPVLQGKGKAVVGRPLENIKELIKK, encoded by the coding sequence ATGTCATCATGGAAGTTCTATCACAACCCCCATTGCAGTAAGAGTCGCGAAGCCTTGGCTTTCCTTGAAGCTGAAGCTGTCGACTTTAAGACTGTGGAATACATCAAAAATCCACCGTCCCGAGGTGAATTCCGTGAATTAATCGCACAAATGACAGGTCCACTTTCTGCGATGGTGCGAACTAAAGATGTTGAATTCACCGCCGCTCCATTTGACGTAAATTCGGCAGAAGAAGTAGCACTGCGACTTTCCGAAAAACCCCAATTGATGGAGCGCCCTGTCCTGCAGGGAAAAGGCAAAGCCGTCGTAGGCCGCCCTTTGGAAAACATCAAAGAATTGATAAAGAAATAA
- a CDS encoding dihydrofolate reductase family protein — protein sequence MAEKIENIGAHLLGRKAFTQLGSFWPTAPGVVAKHMNEIPKIAFSRNGFDPSQVVSAKSWSDAKVFTGDLAEGIAKLKNESGKDLLAHGGVEFAQNLVQTGLVDEFWIATHPLAAGSGSALFAKLDKPLYLKLVESKVFSTGAIMNVYRPE from the coding sequence TTGGCAGAAAAGATTGAAAATATCGGTGCTCATCTGTTGGGAAGAAAAGCATTCACACAGCTTGGCTCCTTTTGGCCCACAGCTCCCGGAGTCGTGGCGAAACACATGAATGAAATCCCCAAGATCGCATTTTCCCGTAACGGCTTCGATCCTTCTCAGGTTGTGAGTGCAAAATCCTGGTCAGACGCAAAAGTGTTCACTGGTGACTTGGCAGAAGGAATCGCAAAACTAAAAAATGAATCTGGGAAAGACCTTTTAGCGCATGGTGGAGTGGAGTTTGCACAAAATTTGGTTCAAACGGGATTAGTTGACGAGTTCTGGATTGCCACTCATCCCCTTGCAGCAGGGAGCGGGTCTGCCCTGTTTGCCAAGTTGGATAAACCTTTATATCTAAAGTTAGTTGAGTCGAAAGTGTTCAGCACGGGCGCGATAATGAACGTTTATCGGCCAGAATAG
- a CDS encoding SRPBCC domain-containing protein: protein MCKTIKQKVHFKAPPEVIYSLLTDSKKYAALTGKKATIGKKAGAAFSVYGGQATGIIVELVRNKRIVQAWQGHSFPDGIFSMATFNLKPSKTGTELVLIHRGVPKQMIPSIELGWRKYNWDPIKRYLEKQA, encoded by the coding sequence ATGTGCAAAACAATAAAACAAAAGGTTCATTTTAAAGCGCCACCTGAAGTGATTTACAGTTTGCTCACTGATTCCAAAAAGTATGCAGCCTTAACTGGAAAAAAAGCCACTATCGGAAAGAAGGCCGGAGCCGCGTTTTCGGTTTATGGAGGGCAAGCAACAGGAATCATCGTGGAGCTCGTTCGCAACAAAAGAATTGTCCAAGCATGGCAGGGGCACAGCTTCCCTGATGGAATATTCTCGATGGCAACTTTCAATTTGAAGCCATCCAAGACCGGCACCGAACTTGTTCTGATTCATCGAGGCGTACCAAAGCAAATGATTCCCTCTATTGAGCTGGGATGGCGCAAATACAATTGGGATCCGATAAAAAGATATTTGGAAAAGCAGGCGTAA
- a CDS encoding four helix bundle protein, which produces MAFTFENLDVYKRSLQFATTIEELLVEHQESFNRGFGDQLSRASLSIPLNIAEGNGRWHQGDKRQFFWIARGSVFECVSLIEILNSKSCLTETQYNNLRQDMDAIGKMLTKLVQAHS; this is translated from the coding sequence ATGGCATTTACTTTTGAAAATTTGGACGTTTATAAACGCTCCCTTCAATTTGCAACTACGATCGAAGAGCTTCTCGTTGAGCATCAGGAGTCTTTTAATCGTGGCTTTGGTGATCAACTGTCTCGGGCATCTCTTTCGATTCCCCTTAATATTGCCGAAGGAAATGGGCGATGGCATCAGGGAGATAAACGCCAATTCTTTTGGATTGCTCGAGGATCTGTATTCGAATGTGTGTCACTGATCGAGATTCTTAACAGCAAAAGTTGTCTGACAGAGACTCAATACAACAATCTTAGACAAGATATGGATGCAATCGGAAAAATGCTAACCAAACTAGTCCAAGCTCACTCCTAA